AGTTGGATCTGCTTGTAATGGCATTTCTAAACGCAAACGATTCAAATAAACTCCCGCAATACGAGGTCTTTCATCTTTCTTTACAGATTCTTTATGAACAATAGAAGCCAGGATTGTAGCCTGAACTGGTGTTAAACCTTGTTTTTTAGCTTTCTCAATTCTTTCCGGAGTCCAGAAATTATGGTATTCTTTGATCATTTTATCACGGAATTTCTCTGCTGAGGTATTCCAATAAATCTCATAAGTATTTGGGATAAACATCGCAAAAACATTGTCTTCATTGAAACCATTTGTTGCCATAAAAGTTGAATCCTTAAAGGCTTTCATCAATGACAAACTATCTGCTTCGATTTCAGAACCCACTCTTCCTGCAAAGTTTTCTAAACGCTCCTGATTATTAAAAGCTAATTTTACCGGAACATTCGAACGCATTGCACGAACCAAATCGATATTATTCATATCTTTTTTAAGTAAAAAGCGACCTGATTTTACATTTTCAGGATAGCTTCTTTTATTGGCTACCATTTCAAAATTCTCAAAGTTCTTGATATATGGTTCTAATATTTTTTTAACATCAGCATAATCTGCACCAGTAGGAACGTATACATAAAGTTCTTTTTCCTCAAATTTAGTATTGGAACTGAAGATTTTACTAATTAAAATAAATCCGTAAATCATTAAAGCTGAAATTACGGCTACAGCTGTTATTGTGATTATTTTTTTTAAGCTCAAAGTATAAATTTTAAATTTGTTTGTTAATTAATTGAAAAATTGCTTCGTCTTGATAGTGGTTATTTAGCAAAATCCAATCTTTTTTAATTCCTATTTTCTCAAAGCCAAATTTAGTAAAAAGAGCTATACTTGCTACATTTCCTACAGCAATATTTGCATATAATTGATGCAAATTTAAATTATGAAAACAATACTTAATTAAGAGCCCTAATGCTTCAGAACCTACATTTTGTCTTTTATTTTCCTCTTTTTGGATAACAATTCCAATACCTGCTCTATTATTCTTTGGATCAAATTCAAATAAATCAATCAATCCGATGGCAGGAAAATCCTGATCCTGACAAATCGCCAAGCGCAATTGTTTGGCCTCATAAATATCCTGTTGTGCATTTTCGAGGTATTGACGAATTAGAAAACGGCTGTAAGGTGTCTGGGTGTTACTCACTTCCCAAATACTTTCGTCATTTTCCATCGCATAGACAAACTCTAAATCATTAGGTTCTAAAGCACGTAAATAAACGGAATCACCTTTGAGTGTAATCATTTTTAATTTTAGATTTTAAATAGTAGATTTTGGAATTTGGAATTTGGAATTTAAAATTTGGAATTTAAACCTTGAACCTTATATCTCTATTGTTCCTTTAAAAACAAATTTAGCCGGACCGGTTAAGAAAACATTTGTAAAATGATCTCCCATTTTATCAAAAGAAACAACAAGTTTACCGCCTTCAACATTCAAATTAATTGAAGTTTTATTCGTTTCACCAATTGCATTCATTGCAATTGCAACTGCTGTCGCACCAGTTCCACATGCTAAGGTTTCATCTTCTACACCTCTTTCATAAGTACGAAGAGAGAAAGTACTATCATCAATTTTTTTCACAAAATTGATGTTACTTCCTTTTTCTCCATATAATTCACCATAACGAATTGCAGCACCATTATCTTTTACATTATAATGTTCTAAATCTTCAACAATCTGAACGTGATGTGGAGAACCTGTATTTAAAAATGTGTATGAATCTTTCTTTTGTACTTCGTCGACATCAATCATCTGTAACGAAATTATTGCATCATCACCCACAGATGCATGATGTAAACCATCTGTTGCAATAAAAGTGGTTTTGTTATCTATAACTCCTAATTGATTAGCAAAAGCAACCAAACAACGACCGCCATTTCCGCACATTGAACTCTGATTTCCATCTGAATTATAATATACCATTTTGAAGTCTGTTTCAGTATCATTTTCTAACAAAATAAGTCCGTCAGCTCCAATTCCAAAACGTCTGTCACACAAACGTTCAATCAATTTAGTATTGTCTTTTGGAAAGAAATCTGAACGATTATCAATCATTACAAAATCGTTTCCGGTACCTTGATATTTATAAAATTCTATTTGCATTTTCTTTACATTAATAAACACAAAAGTACGAACAAATAATTAATGAAATGTTAATCAATGTTAAAGAGAGTTAAACCATTTTATGCCTTAATTTTTTCAATTATTTTTACGTTAAGTAACCTAAACATACATTATAATTATGAAAAGATTTTCAACCTTATTTTTAGTTTCACTTCTTAGTGGTGCTACTACCCTTGGTGCTTACAAATTATTATTTGACAGCAACAATTCATTTTTTGGAAGAGGAAATTCTGTTGTTACTCTTGCCCCGAATTCATTCGGAAAAAATGTTGGTTTAGCAGCTGAAACAGTCGATTTTACAGCAGCTGCAGATAAAACAGTTCATACTGTTGTTCATGTAAAAAATGTTTCTAGAAGAACAGTCAGCAATCCTATGATGGAATTTTTCTATGGTTATGGAGGCGCACAACAGCAAGAACAAGTTGGTACCGGATCCGGAGTTATAATTTCTGAAGACGGATATATTGTAACCAATAATCACGTGATTAAAGATGCGACTGAAATTGAAATTACGTTAAACAATAAAAAATCATATCCAGCAAAACTTATTGGTACAGATTCTAAAATGGATATCGCGTTATTAAAAATTAATGCGGATGAAAAATTACCTTATACTGCTTTTGCCAATTCTGATAATGTAAAAGTTGGTGAATGGGTTTTGGCTGTTGGTAATCCATACAATTTAACATCTACGGTAACTGCAGGAATTGTTTCGGCGAAAGCCAGAAATTTAGACACGAACGGAATTCAGTCTTTTATTCAAACTGATGCTGCCGTAAACCCGGGAAATAGTGGTGGTGCTTTGGTAAATACAAGAGGTGAATTGATTGGTATTAATACTATGATTTCATCAATGACAGGTTCTTATGTTGGATATTCATTTGCTGTTCCTTCTAATATTGCTCGAAAAATAATCGAAGATATTATGGAATTTGGTAATGTTCAAAGAGGAATTTTGGGTGTTGAGGGTGGAGAATTAAACAGTACCGCTTCAAAAGAATTAGGTATTACAGAAACACAAGGTTTTTATATTAGTAAAGTTTCTAAAAATTCAGGAGCCGAAAAAGCAGGTCTTGCAAAAGGAGATATTATTATAAAACTTGATGAACAAAATATCGCAACTTATGCTGATCTTTCTGGTTATATTAATACTAAACGTCCAAATGATGTTGTTAAAGTAACTTATGTTAAAGAGGGTAAAACTAAAACAACTCCAGTAACCTTAAGTAAAAATGAGTTCTATAGTACCGAATTTAAAGGAATTGAATTAGAAAATATTGATGCTGCCGATAAAAAGAAATTCAGAATTGATTATGGTGTTAAAATCAAAAACATCAATAATGAAAATCTTATGCAGTATCAAAGCGAATTACAAGGCAATATTATTTTGAGTATTGATAATGTAAAAGCAACAAATATTGAAACCGTTTCTAAACTTTTAAATAAAAAAGACGAAGGACAAAGTGTTCGCATTGAAATGATCAATAAAAACGGTGAAATTTTTAGAATTATTATTTAAAAAATTAGTCGCAGTATCCAGTCGCAGTTTACAGTTACAATATTCGGTTACAAAAAACTGATAACTGCGACCGAGACTGAAAACTAAAAAAAAGTCATCTTAGAGATAAGATGGCTTTTTTTGTTTTCCCCTGAAAAGGAATTTAAATTTTTGTTGCCAGCAACTCTCTTTTTACTTTATTGGGAGAAACTATTTTTTGAGTGTGTTTCAAAAATAAATCATAAAATTGTTTACGAAATCGATTGAAATGGATACTTTTGCGCAAAATTAAAAAATATTTGTGTTTTTCTTTTTTCAATTTAATCAATTATGAGCAAAAAAACTTTGTACCAAAAAGAGGTATCATTACAAGTCGACCGAAGAAGAGCTGGTGTCGAATTAATCAAAATCATAAGCGATTTATGGTATGATAAATCCATAGAAATGGTTTTATTCAAAAATCAATTATTGGATAAAAATGTCAGCGATATTATTAATTTGCATCAATACGCAGGCGAATTTGTAGGTAAACCAATTACTATTTTTGACTCGGTTGAAATTGCAAGAGTTGTTCTGTCATTAGATCTTCCGCCTGCAAAATTAGACTTGGGAAAACTTACTTATGAATATCGTTTGGAAGATGAAAAATATCCGGACGCAAGATATTTTGTTTTGGACAAACTGAAAAAAGCCAAATCATCTGAAGAAATTCAACCAAAAGATGTTGTTTTATATGGCTTTGGCCGAATTGGACGCATATTAGCAAGAGAGCTAATGTCTAAAACCGGAAAAGGAAACCAATTGCGTTTGAGAGCAATTGTTTTGCGTGATAAAAATGATGCATCTAGTTTAGAGAAACGAGCTTCTCTATTAAGATATGACTCAATTCACGGTGATTTTCAAGGATCTGTAATTGCTGATCCAAAAAATAACGCACTAATTATCAACGGAACTACCGTTCATATCATTACAGCAAATTCTCCAGAAGAAATTGACTATACGCAATACGGAATAAATGATGCGTTAGTAATTGATAATACAGGAGCTTTTACTACTGAAGAAGCTCTAAAAAGACATTTAACCTCACAAGGTGTTAGTAAAGTTTTATTGACTGCTCCTGGAAAAGGAATTCCAAATATCGTACATGGTGTAAATCATAACGAATATAATCCGGACGAAATTGATATTTTCTCAGCCGCTTCATGTACTACAAATGCAATAACACCAGTTCTAAAAGCAATTGAAGACACTTTAGGTGTTGTCAAAGGACATTTAGAAACTATTCATGCTTATACAAATGACCAAAATTTGGTTGATAACATGCATAAAAAATACCGTCGTGGCAGAGCTGCAGCTTTAAATATGGTAATTACGGAAACTGGAGCTGGTAGTGCGGTTGCAAAAGCATTACCATCTTTAGAAGGAAAATTAACTTCGAATGCTATTCGCGTTCCAGTTCCAAACGGATCCTTAGTAGTCTTGAATTTAGAGGTTAAAAAAGCGACTTCAATTCCTGCTATTAATAAAATCATGAAAAAATATGCTCTTGAAGGTGAGTTGGTCGAACAAATTAAATATTCTTTGAATAATGAATTAGTTTCTTCTGATATCGTGGGAACTTCTGCTCCTTCAATTTATGACAGTAATGCTACAATTGTTTCTAAAGATGGAAAAAACATTGTACTGTATATTTGGTATGATAACGAATATGGTTACAGTCATCAAGTAATTCGTTTAGCAAAATATATTGCCAAAGTAAGACGCTTTACTTACTATTAATATAAAACCAAAACCACTATTCTTAAAACCATCAAGTTTTCTTGGTGGTTTTTTATTTTGTTTAAATTGGCAAGACAGTAGTGCTCTTAACTTCCGAAATAACAAAAACGGTATTAATAAGAGAAACTTCAGGCAAAATCGATAGCTTTTTTTGATGAAAGTGATGATAACTTTCCATGTCTGGAATGATAATTTTAAGCATATAATCAAAGTTTCCCGAAACATAATTACACTCTA
This genomic interval from uncultured Flavobacterium sp. contains the following:
- the mltG gene encoding endolytic transglycosylase MltG; its protein translation is MSLKKIITITAVAVISALMIYGFILISKIFSSNTKFEEKELYVYVPTGADYADVKKILEPYIKNFENFEMVANKRSYPENVKSGRFLLKKDMNNIDLVRAMRSNVPVKLAFNNQERLENFAGRVGSEIEADSLSLMKAFKDSTFMATNGFNEDNVFAMFIPNTYEIYWNTSAEKFRDKMIKEYHNFWTPERIEKAKKQGLTPVQATILASIVHKESVKKDERPRIAGVYLNRLRLEMPLQADPTVIYALKLKDNNFDQVIKRVFYNDLIMKSPYNTYVNVGLPPGPIAMPDITALDAVLNPEKNDYIYFCASVERFGYHEFAATLAEHNVNAKKYSDWIASQGVTR
- a CDS encoding GNAT family protein — its product is MITLKGDSVYLRALEPNDLEFVYAMENDESIWEVSNTQTPYSRFLIRQYLENAQQDIYEAKQLRLAICQDQDFPAIGLIDLFEFDPKNNRAGIGIVIQKEENKRQNVGSEALGLLIKYCFHNLNLHQLYANIAVGNVASIALFTKFGFEKIGIKKDWILLNNHYQDEAIFQLINKQI
- the dapF gene encoding diaminopimelate epimerase, producing MQIEFYKYQGTGNDFVMIDNRSDFFPKDNTKLIERLCDRRFGIGADGLILLENDTETDFKMVYYNSDGNQSSMCGNGGRCLVAFANQLGVIDNKTTFIATDGLHHASVGDDAIISLQMIDVDEVQKKDSYTFLNTGSPHHVQIVEDLEHYNVKDNGAAIRYGELYGEKGSNINFVKKIDDSTFSLRTYERGVEDETLACGTGATAVAIAMNAIGETNKTSINLNVEGGKLVVSFDKMGDHFTNVFLTGPAKFVFKGTIEI
- a CDS encoding trypsin-like peptidase domain-containing protein, which produces MKRFSTLFLVSLLSGATTLGAYKLLFDSNNSFFGRGNSVVTLAPNSFGKNVGLAAETVDFTAAADKTVHTVVHVKNVSRRTVSNPMMEFFYGYGGAQQQEQVGTGSGVIISEDGYIVTNNHVIKDATEIEITLNNKKSYPAKLIGTDSKMDIALLKINADEKLPYTAFANSDNVKVGEWVLAVGNPYNLTSTVTAGIVSAKARNLDTNGIQSFIQTDAAVNPGNSGGALVNTRGELIGINTMISSMTGSYVGYSFAVPSNIARKIIEDIMEFGNVQRGILGVEGGELNSTASKELGITETQGFYISKVSKNSGAEKAGLAKGDIIIKLDEQNIATYADLSGYINTKRPNDVVKVTYVKEGKTKTTPVTLSKNEFYSTEFKGIELENIDAADKKKFRIDYGVKIKNINNENLMQYQSELQGNIILSIDNVKATNIETVSKLLNKKDEGQSVRIEMINKNGEIFRIII
- a CDS encoding glyceraldehyde-3-phosphate dehydrogenase, with amino-acid sequence MSKKTLYQKEVSLQVDRRRAGVELIKIISDLWYDKSIEMVLFKNQLLDKNVSDIINLHQYAGEFVGKPITIFDSVEIARVVLSLDLPPAKLDLGKLTYEYRLEDEKYPDARYFVLDKLKKAKSSEEIQPKDVVLYGFGRIGRILARELMSKTGKGNQLRLRAIVLRDKNDASSLEKRASLLRYDSIHGDFQGSVIADPKNNALIINGTTVHIITANSPEEIDYTQYGINDALVIDNTGAFTTEEALKRHLTSQGVSKVLLTAPGKGIPNIVHGVNHNEYNPDEIDIFSAASCTTNAITPVLKAIEDTLGVVKGHLETIHAYTNDQNLVDNMHKKYRRGRAAALNMVITETGAGSAVAKALPSLEGKLTSNAIRVPVPNGSLVVLNLEVKKATSIPAINKIMKKYALEGELVEQIKYSLNNELVSSDIVGTSAPSIYDSNATIVSKDGKNIVLYIWYDNEYGYSHQVIRLAKYIAKVRRFTYY